Proteins from one Microcaecilia unicolor chromosome 2, aMicUni1.1, whole genome shotgun sequence genomic window:
- the LOC115461681 gene encoding LOW QUALITY PROTEIN: acyl-coenzyme A thioesterase THEM4-like (The sequence of the model RefSeq protein was modified relative to this genomic sequence to represent the inferred CDS: deleted 1 base in 1 codon), which yields MFRCSVRLIKGLTQITWLQEQPVLPNLLYRRSVPAAYLPSRALRVTWPCAEEVKDFSLTNPSWSPNMRNLYNKYMELSQQESWKRLPSYNATATHLIEQYPDSAKPQVTTRLFTRNLDVEDLGFEYVMFYNQAEQRTVCSFQAGPYLESPIGFAHGGAIAAIVDTTSGACTICTVGKVKTANLNINYRSPITLGSTVEVQCRVDKIEGRKIFLSTEIRSVNSQVLHAEATALFIQMKMSE from the exons ATGTTTAGGTGCAGTGTGAGGCTAATTAAGGGGTTGACCCAAATTACGTGGCTTCAGGAACAGCCAGTGCTTCCAAACCTTCTTTATAGGAGAAGTGTACCAGCTGCTTACCTTCCGTCCCGAGCCCTCAGGGTAACATGGCCTTGTGCTGAGGAGGTCAAGGACTTCTCCCTTACCAACCCTAGCTGGAGCCCAAACATGAGGAATCTATACAACAAATATATGGAGCTGAGTCAGCAGGAGAGCTGGAAACGACTTCCTTCTTACAATGCAACTGCAACTCATTTAATAGAGCAATATCCAGATAGTGCAAAACCCCAAGTGACCACTCGTCTCTTCACCAGGAACCTGGATGTGGAAGACCTGGGCTTCGAATACGTCATGTTCTACAACCAAGCTGAGCAGAGGACTGTGTGCAGTTTTCAGGCAGGCCCCTACCTGGAAAGTCCCATTGGGTTTGCTCATGGGGGA GCGATCGCAGCGATCGTTGATACTACATCCGGTGCTTGCACTATCTGCACCGTGGGGAAGGTGAAGACTGCAAACCTGAATATTAACTATAGGAGCCCTATCACGCTGGGTTCCACGGTGGAGGTACAGTGCAGAGTGGATAAAATAGAGGGCCGGAAGATCTTCCTGAGCACTGAGATCCGAAGTGTAAATAGCCAGGTGCTCCACGCAGAGGCAACTGCTTTATTTATTCAAATGAAAATGTCCGAGTGA